A region from the Lolium perenne isolate Kyuss_39 chromosome 4, Kyuss_2.0, whole genome shotgun sequence genome encodes:
- the LOC139839062 gene encoding uncharacterized protein translates to MDKSWMNAPRHTEEYIQGLARFLGYAFAKSSVENKILCPCKNCVNSYWREERIVHEHLVCEGFAEGYRKWIFHGEHGSSSENPTNFYDVQERDEGDDISDLLRDLAGGLDDERGEFEDDGATDEDNSFLVSLHKLEAESRQELYPGCKNFSKLRFLVRLLHIKMLGGWSDKSFNLLLDLLKEAYPESAIPKNYNEAKKLVKCMGLGYVSTHACENDCILFWKENANANSCPKCKASRWKSERKHADGKRVHKAPKKVLRYFPIKKRLQRFFKKMYSPVIRISDMEKLVAEIAETLSLLEDGEDDYGHRRGVANPKGSLTHQDESLIGMDVLLYSWTGPESPVAKATVLSVDPDVLVGGEPLGPATYEVIVNVAIKRDATLPYQYDDLRSIGDAVTRSIAWPSSKMKPYKPAPSGSSRR, encoded by the exons ATGGATAAAAGTTGGATGAATGCGCCTAG GCATACAGAGGAGTACATACAAGGGCTAGCTAGATTCTTGGGCTATGCATTTGCTAAATCATCGGTCGAGAACAAAATCTTATGTCCTTGCAAAAATTGTGTGAACTCGTACTGGAGAGAAGAAAGAATAGTTCACGAGCACCTGGTATGTGAGGGTTTTGCTGAAGGTTATAGAAAATGGATCTTTCATGGAGAACATGGCTCTTCTTCTGAAAATCCAACAAATTTTTATGATGTCCAAGAGAGGGATGAGGGTGACGATATTTCTGATTTGCTAAGAGACCTAGCGGGTGGTTTAGATGATGAGCGGGGAGAGTTTGAAGATGATGGTGCTACAGATGAGGATAATTCTTTCTTAGTTTCTCTACACAAGTTGGAAGCTGAGTCTAGACAAGAGCTATATCCTGGCTGTAAAAACTTTTCAAAGCTTCGTTTCCTAGTGAGACTTCTTCACATCAAAATGCTTGGAGGGTGGTCTGATAAAAGTTTTAATCTCCTATTAGATCTGCTCAAAGAGGCCTACCCCGAGTCAGCAATACCTAAAAACTACAATGAAGCCAAAAAACTAGTGAAATGCATGGGACTTGGGTATGTTAGTACTCATGCATGTGAGAATGACTGCATTCTGTTTTGGAAAGAAAATGCAAATGCCAATTCATGCCCAAAATGTAAAGCCTCAAGATGGAAATCTGAAAGAAAGCATGCAGATGGGAAACGTGTCCACAAGGCTCCTAAAAAGGTTCTACGCTACTTCCCAATAAAGAAAAGGCTTCAGAG ATTTTTTAAGAAAATGTACTCACCGGTTATTCGTATAAGTGACATGGAAAAGTTAGTTGCAGAAATTGCTGAAACCTTGAGCCTTCTTGAGGATGGGGAAGATGACTATGGTCACAGAAGAGGTGTTGCAAATCCAAAAGGCTCTTTAACACACCAAGATGAAAGCCTT ATTGGGATGGATGTGCTTCTGTATTCTTGGACTGGTCCTGAATCTCCTGTTGCTAAGGCAACAGTTCTCTCGGTTGATCCAGACGTACttgtgggtggggagccccttgggCCTGCGACTTATGAGGTAATTGTGAATGTTGCTATTAAAAGGGATGCTACGCTGCCATATCAGTATGATGATTTAAGATCCATTGGCGATGCTGTCACAAGGTCCATTGCATGGCCATCTAGCAAG ATGAAGCCGTACAAACCAGCACCGTCTGGCTCATCTCGCCGTTGA